One part of the Augochlora pura isolate Apur16 chromosome 3, APUR_v2.2.1, whole genome shotgun sequence genome encodes these proteins:
- the LOC144478919 gene encoding uncharacterized protein LOC144478919 — MKPFFGVYACLVAAILQSASVQRVASVQPCRTKGYYEIVDGTCKNYYACIFNGITLLPYNLTCAASTLFDPTMGFCTTGYTCTQTPAPTTPTPTTECPRSGRFLLRDTNCKMYRVCYAYQGIFIKRVLTCPNNLIFNPGTETCVSPSAAYTCTADSTTTSSTTTTTTSTASTPTSTASTSTSTASTPTSTASTPTSTASTSTSTATTPTSTATTPTSTATTPTSTATTPTSTATTPTSTATTPTSTATTPTSTATTPTSTATTPTSTATTPTSTATTPTSTASTPTSTATTPTSTATTPTSTASTPTSTATTPTSTATTPTSTATTPASTATTPTSTATTPTSTATTPASTATTPTSTATTPTSTATTPTSTVTTPTSTATTPTSTATTPTSTATTPTSTATTPTSTATTPTSKAATPTSIGKFLLPGTACKTYQVHYSYQDIVINRTLSCPDNLIFNPATQECVLPSSYICTSD; from the coding sequence ATGAAGCCATTTTTTGGAGTGTACGCTTGTCTCGTTGCAGCAATCCTTCAGTCGGCAAGTGTTCAACGAGTCGCTTCTGTTCAACCCTGCCGAACGAAAGGCTACTATGAGATCGTCGATGGAACGTGCAAAAATTACTATGCGTGCATCTTCAACGGCATAACATTGCTACCGTATAACTTAACGTGTGCTGCGTCAACTCTTTTCGATCCTACTATGGGTTTTTGCACGACCGGGTACACTTGCACACAAACGCCGGCGCCAACAACTCCAACACCTACGACTGAGTGCCCAAGAAGCGGAAGATTTTTACTTAGGGACACCAACTGTAAGATGTATCGGGTCTGCTATGCTTATCAGGGTATTTTCATAAAACGTGTTTTAACATGTCCAAACAATTTGATATTCAACCCTGGAACCGAAACGTGTGTTTCACCGTCAGCCGCTTACACGTGTACAGCTGATTCGACGACAACATCAAGTACGACGACAACAACGACAAGTACGGCGTCAACACCGACAAGTACGGCGTCTACATCGACAAGTACGGCGTCAACACCGACAAGTACGGCGTCAACACCGACAAGTACGGCGTCTACATCGACAAGTACGGCGACAACGCCCACTAGTACGGCGACGACACCGACGAGTACAGCGACAACGCCGACAAGTACGGCGACGACACCAACAAGTACAGCAACAACGCCAACAAGTACGGCGACAACACCGACAAGTACGGCGACAACACCGACAAGTACGGCGACGACACCGACAAGTACAGCAACAACGCCAACAAGTACAGCGACAACGCCAACAAGTACAGCAACAACGCCCACAAGTACGGCGTCAACGCCCACAAGTACGGCAACAACGCCAACAAGTACAGCAACAACGCCCACAAGTACAGCGTCAACGCCCACAAGTACGGCAACAACGCCAACAAGTACAGCGACAACGCCGACAAGTACAGCGACAACGCCGGCAAGTACAGCAACAACGCCAACAAGCACAGCAACAACGCCAACAAGTACAGCGACAACGCCGGCAAGTACAGCAACAACGCCAACAAGTACAGCAACAACGCCCACAAGTACAGCAACAACGCCAACAAGTACAGTAACAACGCCCACAAGTACGGCAACAACGCCCACAAGTACGGCAACAACGCCAACAAGTACAGCGACAACGCCGACAAGTACAGCAACAACGCCAACAAGTACCGCGACAACACCGACAAGTAAGGCCGCAACACCAACAAGCATTGGGAAATTTCTACTTCCGGGCACTGCATGTAAAACATATCAGGTACACTATTCTTACCAAGATATCGTCATAAATCGAACTCTGTCGTGTCCAGATAATTTGATATTCAACCCTGCCACTCAAGAGTGTGTGCTACCTTCTAGTTACATTTGTACATCAGactaa
- the LOC144468005 gene encoding uncharacterized protein LOC144468005: MYQRNRESFPDFQKMLIKINCLSRIRILLNECMAILKEVKTVNIEELLASGEFHELYDEGIAIQNELVDSVDSLIIDHKITIKHLELNLMENLDYYGKQIEIQTKLCSLLQYYCANTTAFLKKNTTVKNCFKKDARLVNRFKGKCKKLKKILYHINERREFLWGIYNSGVSP; this comes from the exons ATGTATCAGAGGAACAGAGAGAGTTTTCCAGACTTCcagaaaatgttaataaaaattaattgtttgtcTCGA atcCGGATACTGCTAAATGAATGTATGGCGATACTGAAGGAAGTGAAAACGGTAAATATCGAAGAATTACTAGCATCGGGTGAATTTCATGAATTGTATGATGAAGGCATTGCTATTCAAAATGAGTTAGTTGATTCCGTGGATTCACTTATAATTGATCATAAAATCACAATCAAGCACCtagaattgaatttgatgGAGAACCTAGACTACTATGGTAAACAGATAGAGATACAGACGAAGCTGTGCAgtcttttacaatattattgtgCAAATACAACTGCATTCCTCAAGAAAAACACgactgttaaaaattgttttaagaaaGATGCACGATTGGTCAATCGATTTAAAGGGAAgtgcaaaaaattaaaaaagatccTGTATCATATTAATGAG AGACGAGAATTCTTATGGGGAATCTATAATTCTGGCGTGAGTCCTTAA
- the LOC144467706 gene encoding uncharacterized protein LOC144467706: NPCYQFLRRHVLENMKPSLGLYACLILAIVPLAVFQLVQSSQPCAAEGSYEIVDGTCQNYYMCIFNGVILQPYNLTCASPSLFDPTAGLCMTGYVCEQPVTDNPSQCTTNGRFLIPGTGCKSYRFCYIYPGAVINRTLTCPNSLIFNPGTQKCVLNSTYTCVSP; encoded by the coding sequence AATCCTTGTTATCAGTTTCTGAGACGACACGTACTGGAAAATATGAAGCCATCTTTAGGACTGTACGCTTGTCTTATTCTTGCTATCGTACCATTAGCAGTGTTTCAACTAGTGCAATCTAGTCAACCCTGCGCGGCGGAAGGCAGCTACGAGATTGTCGACGGAACGTGCCAAAACTATTATATGTGCATCTTCAATGGCGTGATATTGCAACCGTACAATCTCACGTGTGCTTCACCGAGTCTTTTCGATCCAACGGCGGGTTTATGCATGACGGGGTACGTTTGCGAACAACCGGTTACGGACAACCCGTCGCAGTGTACAACCAACGGACGATTTCTGATTCCGGGTACCGGATGTAAGTCGTATCGCTTTTGCTATATCTACCCGGGTGCCGTCATAAATCGTACTCTGACATGCCCGAACAGTTTGATATTCAATCCTGGAACCCAAAAGTGTGTGCTAAATTCTACTTACACTTGCGTATCaccttaa